Proteins encoded by one window of Emticicia oligotrophica DSM 17448:
- a CDS encoding heparinase II/III domain-containing protein, with the protein MKLRQFLFQISLFGSSLIVCGQTKHIPETVPVASHPRILLLKGEEQGILKSVSVDPNWKILHGNIIKEADEIIGLPTLERIQIGRRLLDKSRECLRRVFFLSYAFRTTKDKKYLLRAERELVKVSQFSDWNPTHFLDVAEMTMGVAIGYDWLYDDLSLSAKNIIKEAILKKGIEPSLDSKYNSWLKASHNWNQVCNAGMTYGALAIYEENPVFSNQIIERAIESIKLPMQDYKPEGAYPEGYSYWGYGTSFNVMFLDAIKKVFNTDFELSNTAGFLKTAGYFQQMIGASGKSFNYSDAGNGTGLSPAMFWFANRTNNPSLLYLEKQYLQGKDKSMAKDRLLPAAMIWGKGISLDKLIEPKELLWVGQGKNPVAMMRTSWSKPEAIYVGLKAGSPSVNHGHMDVGSFVMDANGQRWSMDFGMQEYESLESKGVKLWGMAQNSERWEVFRYNNLAHSTLAINMQHQRVEGFASINSTTSKPNFLSATTDMSAVYNGQVASAKRGIAIIDQQYVLVKDEIVANEKASTVRWSMLTPADVKVIDNQTVELSQNGKKLILKVIQPANKTIQTWSTKPPHDYDAANDGTILVGFEANLSPNTNSTLEVQLIPEGAKTKSKSQVLKDWK; encoded by the coding sequence ATGAAACTAAGACAATTTTTATTTCAAATAAGCCTTTTTGGCTCTTCTTTGATTGTTTGTGGGCAAACAAAACATATTCCCGAAACGGTGCCTGTAGCATCACATCCAAGAATATTATTATTAAAAGGAGAAGAACAGGGTATTTTGAAAAGTGTCAGTGTTGACCCTAACTGGAAAATCCTTCATGGAAATATCATCAAAGAAGCCGATGAAATAATCGGTTTACCAACCTTGGAAAGAATTCAAATTGGGCGACGCCTACTGGATAAATCTCGTGAATGTCTTAGACGAGTATTTTTTCTGAGTTATGCTTTTCGAACAACTAAGGATAAAAAATATCTTTTACGTGCAGAACGAGAACTTGTGAAAGTATCTCAATTTAGTGATTGGAACCCAACGCATTTTCTTGATGTGGCCGAAATGACCATGGGCGTAGCGATTGGTTATGATTGGTTATATGATGATTTGAGCCTTTCTGCAAAAAATATTATCAAAGAAGCTATTCTGAAAAAGGGAATTGAGCCATCGCTTGATTCAAAATACAATTCTTGGTTAAAGGCCTCACATAATTGGAATCAAGTGTGTAATGCAGGAATGACCTACGGGGCTTTAGCGATTTATGAAGAAAATCCTGTTTTTTCTAATCAAATCATTGAGCGTGCCATTGAATCTATAAAACTTCCCATGCAAGACTATAAGCCAGAAGGTGCTTACCCAGAAGGTTATAGCTATTGGGGCTATGGAACAAGTTTTAACGTAATGTTTCTTGATGCAATCAAAAAAGTTTTTAATACCGATTTTGAATTATCGAATACCGCTGGTTTTTTAAAGACTGCAGGCTATTTCCAGCAAATGATTGGTGCTTCAGGTAAAAGTTTTAATTACTCAGATGCGGGCAATGGTACTGGGCTTAGCCCTGCTATGTTTTGGTTTGCCAATCGTACCAATAATCCAAGTTTGTTATATTTAGAAAAACAATACTTACAAGGTAAAGATAAATCAATGGCGAAAGACCGTCTTTTGCCTGCGGCTATGATTTGGGGAAAAGGAATTTCTTTGGATAAACTTATTGAACCCAAGGAGTTATTATGGGTTGGACAAGGTAAAAACCCTGTAGCAATGATGCGTACGTCTTGGTCGAAACCCGAAGCTATTTATGTCGGACTAAAAGCTGGATCTCCTTCAGTAAATCATGGTCACATGGATGTCGGCTCTTTTGTTATGGATGCCAATGGCCAAAGATGGTCGATGGATTTTGGCATGCAAGAGTACGAGTCGCTCGAATCAAAGGGGGTAAAATTATGGGGAATGGCACAAAATTCAGAGCGATGGGAAGTTTTTCGCTACAATAATTTAGCCCATAGTACCTTGGCAATTAATATGCAGCACCAACGTGTGGAGGGGTTCGCATCAATTAATTCAACGACCAGTAAACCTAATTTTCTAAGTGCGACAACTGATATGAGTGCCGTTTATAATGGACAAGTAGCTTCTGCCAAGCGAGGAATAGCAATCATTGACCAACAATATGTTTTGGTAAAAGATGAAATCGTAGCGAATGAAAAGGCAAGCACTGTCAGATGGTCGATGCTAACACCTGCTGATGTAAAAGTAATTGATAATCAAACAGTTGAGCTAAGTCAGAATGGTAAAAAATTGATTTTGAAAGTAATTCAACCTGCAAATAAAACAATACAAACATGGTCAACTAAACCTCCACATGATTATGACGCGGCTAATGATGGAACTATTTTAGTAGGTTTTGAAGCAAATTTATCGCCTAATACAAATTCAACTTTAGAAGTTCAATTAATTCCTGAAGGTGCAAAGACCAAATCAAAATCTCAGGTTTTAAAAGATTGGAAATAA
- a CDS encoding RagB/SusD family nutrient uptake outer membrane protein, producing the protein MKSKFKYILSSCVLALSMTACDINRLPETSISDATFWRSETDLIAANNYLYTFIPGFNNEDVWSDDAIGLTSNSISDGSRLAPSTDGNYTTPYQLIRAANNIVEKAPRAAATTSQAVIDRYLGEARFFRAWGYFSLVQKYGDVPLILKTLDDSSPELTEAASPREKIFDQIYQDLDFAASKLPTMSALGTANYGRISNTAALAFKARVALFEGTRSKFHSYGDYKKHLTLAAAAAKAVIDSRQHSLYANYFNLFQYEGEGFQNKENIIVKQYGVSLTDRVLTHTYYRGTIENGNKNPTKSLVDSYLMSDGLPITKSPLYKAPVKSTDVFTNRDDRLNQTVMKAGDPYIFTKKVFDVAVLVFQKTGFCFRKFSNIDDWNNQASSIDRPILRYAEVLLTYAEAKYELDEAISDADLDLAINPLRTRGKIAKLSNAFVTANGLNMREELRRERRVELAQEGHRYWDLIRWKAAEIELPKPILGNYFFKSEFGTTTTVNLTPDNYILVTAANFRRFDPAKDYLWPLPLNEISLNPNLKQNPNW; encoded by the coding sequence ATGAAATCAAAATTCAAATATATTCTATCGAGCTGCGTACTTGCATTAAGTATGACTGCCTGCGATATTAATCGTTTACCAGAAACCTCAATTAGTGATGCTACTTTTTGGCGTTCGGAAACCGATTTAATAGCTGCTAATAATTACCTATATACATTTATTCCTGGTTTTAACAATGAGGATGTTTGGTCAGACGATGCCATTGGTTTAACCTCCAATAGTATTAGTGATGGCTCACGTTTAGCTCCATCAACAGATGGGAATTATACGACGCCATATCAGTTGATTCGTGCAGCAAATAATATCGTAGAAAAAGCCCCTCGAGCAGCAGCAACAACGAGTCAAGCTGTGATAGACCGTTATCTTGGTGAAGCTCGCTTTTTTCGTGCTTGGGGATATTTCAGTTTAGTACAGAAATATGGAGATGTTCCACTAATTTTAAAAACTTTGGATGATTCTTCGCCAGAATTGACCGAAGCGGCATCTCCGAGAGAAAAAATCTTTGACCAAATTTATCAAGACCTTGATTTTGCAGCTTCAAAACTCCCTACGATGAGTGCACTTGGCACGGCAAATTATGGTCGAATTTCTAACACTGCAGCCTTAGCTTTTAAGGCAAGGGTAGCTCTTTTTGAAGGAACTCGTTCGAAGTTTCATAGTTATGGCGATTATAAAAAACACCTAACACTTGCTGCTGCTGCTGCTAAAGCCGTGATTGATAGCCGTCAACATAGCCTCTACGCTAATTACTTCAATTTGTTTCAGTATGAAGGAGAAGGATTTCAGAACAAGGAAAATATCATTGTGAAGCAATATGGTGTTAGCTTAACCGACCGTGTTCTAACGCATACCTATTACAGAGGAACGATTGAGAATGGTAATAAAAATCCAACCAAAAGCCTAGTAGATTCATATTTGATGAGCGATGGTTTACCAATTACTAAATCTCCTTTGTATAAAGCACCAGTAAAAAGTACAGATGTATTTACAAATAGAGATGATAGGTTGAATCAAACGGTAATGAAGGCTGGAGACCCTTATATTTTTACTAAGAAAGTATTTGACGTTGCAGTGCTAGTTTTCCAAAAAACTGGTTTTTGTTTCCGCAAATTCTCAAATATTGATGATTGGAATAATCAAGCATCTTCGATTGACCGCCCGATTTTACGTTATGCAGAAGTTTTATTGACTTATGCAGAAGCAAAATACGAGCTAGATGAAGCAATTAGTGATGCTGATCTTGATTTAGCCATTAATCCGCTTCGTACAAGAGGTAAAATTGCCAAATTAAGTAATGCTTTTGTAACAGCTAATGGCTTAAATATGCGTGAAGAATTACGTCGTGAGCGTCGAGTTGAGTTAGCCCAAGAAGGCCATCGTTATTGGGATTTGATTCGTTGGAAAGCTGCAGAAATTGAATTGCCGAAACCAATTTTAGGTAATTATTTCTTCAAATCAGAGTTCGGAACTACAACAACCGTAAATTTAACACCTGATAATTACATTTTGGTAACAGCTGCCAATTTTCGTAGGTTTGACCCTGCCAAAGATTATTTGTGGCCTCTTCCATTGAATGAAATTTCATTGAATCCTAATTTAAAGCAAAATCCTAATTGGTAA
- a CDS encoding SusC/RagA family TonB-linked outer membrane protein translates to MKKNLLSYCQWGKPLCARFITKLLFLLCFLGSQAFAADITITGKVSDAEKGEALPGVSITIKGTSRGATTDAKGDFSIKVPSKTSILVFSFLGYETQEIVVGNQTSIIVGMNSDAKSLEEVVVVGYGTQKKVNLTGAVSTIDSKVIENRPASNLANALQGTSPGLIITRSSGQPGSEGIGIQIRGASSANGSIEPLLIVDGVTMPSNTLQSLNPNDVESISVLKDAAAAAIYGAQAAGGVILVTTKKAKTGKVKFSYLAQQGTDWSINVPERMSLLEEAEFSNLSRKNSGSGPEYSDVDLQRIRDGVPYVVNPADTTTWLFYNQVPLTDQVLRKYSSMTTQNLSMSGGNEKLNFLLSGGYYGKSGVFKIGPDGYKRYNLRLNLGAQLSKIFSLDARLSYTKDQQDAASGNLNGQGLMYEIYRLRTRTPFFTPDGQYNGAGSAATVYARLESGGYNRYARDYYDGTVTLKAANIVKGLTLRAVVGTQYRIGDRANFARTVPLWGRGKILSYINQVNGYTLTDERTNNTNLQFLANYDKTFKEKHNLGLLVGYNYEDFRFENMVAGATNLVSNDLPTLNLGDDKTKTNSQSIATNASQSVFSRINYNYDGKYLIEATIRRDENSKLAPNLRVKLFPSASVGWNLHREGFMKDINFVSELKLRASWGRLGGALGGSTIGNYDYLSQLSRGSALVLGDSRASYLFQSSIPSQSLSWETIETTNVGFDLGLFKNKLNLNGDYYVKYNRNMLTPQNLPAVIGIGTPRKNNGELKSWGWELEARYRGQIGKDFSYTIAANLSDNQNKLLNFAGRNIVSAGTNSIVEGYPLNSVFGYLTDGYFQTADEVKAWAFQDNRTGSGDVKYLDLNGDAKINVGKGNTSDFGDLVFLGTTQPRMVFGTTLGFNYKGFDFSAFIQGVGKRSFRPETETIAPLLVTWKQALAIHRDYWTPENPNALYPRPYTGGTHNYRVSDKWLLNGQYARLKNLQVGYTIPEKLTNRIKISRARVFFSAQDILTFSKLGNFKGYFDPEQRDNIENDYPFFATASVGLNLNF, encoded by the coding sequence ATGAAAAAAAATCTACTGTCGTATTGTCAGTGGGGTAAGCCGTTGTGTGCACGGTTTATCACAAAACTTTTATTTTTGCTTTGTTTTTTGGGAAGCCAAGCCTTCGCTGCCGACATCACCATAACAGGTAAAGTAAGCGATGCTGAAAAAGGCGAAGCTTTACCCGGTGTGAGTATCACCATTAAAGGTACATCTCGCGGAGCTACAACTGATGCCAAAGGTGATTTTTCAATCAAAGTTCCAAGTAAGACCTCAATTTTGGTTTTTAGCTTCTTAGGCTATGAAACACAAGAAATTGTAGTTGGAAATCAGACAAGTATTATTGTTGGTATGAACTCCGATGCGAAATCCCTTGAGGAGGTGGTAGTAGTTGGTTATGGTACCCAAAAAAAGGTAAATCTTACAGGAGCCGTTTCAACGATTGACTCTAAAGTTATTGAAAACCGTCCTGCCAGTAATTTAGCGAATGCTTTGCAAGGGACGAGTCCTGGGTTAATTATTACTCGTTCGAGCGGACAACCAGGTAGTGAAGGAATTGGTATCCAGATTCGTGGTGCCTCTTCAGCCAACGGCAGCATCGAACCTTTATTGATTGTTGATGGAGTTACGATGCCAAGTAATACTCTCCAATCGCTTAACCCAAATGATGTAGAAAGCATTAGTGTATTGAAAGATGCCGCTGCTGCTGCAATTTATGGAGCACAAGCTGCGGGTGGGGTAATTTTAGTGACTACCAAAAAAGCAAAAACTGGTAAAGTTAAGTTTAGTTATTTGGCACAACAAGGAACAGATTGGTCTATCAATGTTCCAGAACGTATGTCTCTATTGGAAGAAGCTGAGTTTTCTAATTTATCTCGAAAAAACTCAGGAAGTGGTCCTGAATATTCAGATGTAGATTTACAGCGTATAAGAGATGGAGTGCCTTACGTAGTGAATCCTGCTGATACAACCACTTGGCTTTTCTACAACCAAGTTCCATTAACTGACCAAGTACTGAGAAAGTACTCTTCTATGACTACTCAAAATTTGAGCATGTCGGGGGGCAATGAAAAATTAAATTTCTTGTTGTCAGGTGGTTATTATGGAAAAAGTGGTGTTTTTAAAATCGGACCAGATGGTTATAAGAGATACAATCTTCGCTTGAATTTAGGGGCACAATTAAGTAAAATTTTCTCACTCGATGCCCGCCTTTCTTATACAAAAGACCAGCAAGATGCTGCTTCTGGCAATTTGAATGGTCAAGGTTTAATGTACGAAATTTATCGTTTACGTACTCGTACGCCATTTTTTACACCAGATGGTCAATATAATGGTGCTGGTTCTGCTGCAACAGTTTACGCACGTTTAGAGTCTGGAGGATATAACCGTTATGCAAGAGATTATTACGACGGAACCGTTACACTTAAAGCAGCAAATATTGTTAAGGGTTTAACCTTGCGTGCAGTGGTAGGAACACAATACCGCATTGGTGATAGAGCTAACTTTGCACGAACTGTACCGCTTTGGGGTAGAGGTAAGATTTTAAGCTACATCAATCAAGTTAATGGCTACACCCTAACTGATGAACGAACAAATAATACTAACCTTCAGTTTTTAGCTAATTATGATAAAACTTTCAAAGAGAAACATAATCTTGGCTTATTGGTTGGTTATAACTACGAAGATTTCAGATTCGAAAACATGGTAGCTGGAGCAACAAACTTGGTGAGTAATGATTTACCTACACTTAATTTAGGTGATGATAAAACCAAAACAAACAGTCAATCTATTGCTACAAATGCCTCTCAATCGGTATTCAGCCGCATAAATTATAACTACGATGGCAAATATTTAATTGAAGCTACGATTCGTCGTGATGAAAATTCAAAGTTAGCTCCAAATTTGCGTGTTAAGTTATTCCCTTCTGCATCTGTGGGCTGGAATTTACATCGTGAAGGATTCATGAAAGATATAAACTTTGTATCGGAACTTAAGTTACGTGCTTCTTGGGGGCGTTTAGGAGGTGCACTTGGAGGAAGTACCATTGGAAATTATGATTACCTAAGCCAGTTGAGTAGAGGTTCGGCCTTAGTATTAGGCGATTCTCGTGCTTCTTATTTATTCCAAAGTTCTATTCCATCTCAATCTCTTTCTTGGGAAACAATCGAAACCACTAATGTTGGTTTTGATTTAGGATTATTCAAAAATAAATTAAACTTGAATGGTGATTATTATGTGAAGTATAACCGAAATATGCTTACTCCGCAAAATCTCCCAGCGGTTATTGGAATTGGGACACCAAGAAAAAATAATGGTGAGCTGAAATCTTGGGGATGGGAACTGGAGGCACGTTACAGAGGCCAAATAGGTAAAGACTTCTCTTATACAATCGCTGCGAACTTATCGGATAATCAAAATAAGCTTTTGAATTTTGCTGGTAGAAATATAGTATCGGCAGGAACAAATAGTATTGTTGAAGGCTATCCACTTAATAGTGTTTTTGGTTATTTGACAGATGGATATTTCCAAACGGCTGATGAAGTAAAAGCTTGGGCTTTCCAAGATAACAGAACTGGATCTGGAGATGTTAAATATTTAGATTTGAATGGTGATGCAAAAATCAATGTTGGTAAGGGTAATACTTCTGATTTTGGTGACTTAGTTTTTCTTGGAACGACTCAACCACGTATGGTTTTTGGTACAACTTTAGGCTTTAATTACAAAGGATTCGATTTTTCTGCATTTATTCAGGGGGTTGGTAAACGCTCATTCCGCCCAGAAACAGAAACGATTGCTCCACTTTTAGTAACTTGGAAACAGGCTTTAGCTATTCACCGTGATTATTGGACTCCAGAAAATCCTAATGCTCTTTACCCACGTCCTTACACTGGTGGTACTCACAATTATCGTGTTTCTGATAAGTGGTTGTTAAATGGGCAATATGCTCGTTTGAAAAACTTACAAGTAGGTTATACCATTCCAGAAAAATTAACGAATAGAATTAAGATTTCTAGAGCAAGGGTATTCTTCTCGGCACAAGATATTCTTACATTCTCGAAGTTGGGCAACTTTAAAGGATATTTTGACCCAGAACAAAGAGATAATATTGAAAACGATTATCCTTTCTTTGCTACGGCATCAGTTGGTTTAAACCTTAATTTTTAA
- a CDS encoding glycoside hydrolase family 88 protein — MIMQRKSLVKLYFSLVLLSALSAIGQSKLDVKKEFEFAAKQYEGMLAAHQDITKFPQSTNPDGSPRDMKSEWWCSGFFGGSLWYIYQFNHDPKWKAAAEKWTMAVEKEKFNTRTHDLGFMLYCPFGNGYRLTKNPDYKEVMLVGAKSLATRFNSKVGLIKSWESFKGGYKYPVIIDNMMNLEFLFWAAKESGNKDFYNLSVTHADNTMKNHYRPDYSSYHVLCYGDNGEVLARKTHQGAADESAWSRGQAWGLYGYTVMYRETKDAKYLDHARNIANFYLNNPTLPADKIPYWDFSKPGEERDASAGAIAASALLELSTYGGKDAKKYYNSAVKMLETLSTPAFKAELGKNNHFILMHSTGHKPGNSEVDVPLVYADYYYLEGLLRYEALKNKQKLF, encoded by the coding sequence ATGATTATGCAAAGAAAATCCTTAGTGAAGTTGTATTTCAGCCTAGTATTATTATCGGCACTTTCTGCGATTGGCCAAAGTAAACTTGATGTAAAAAAAGAGTTTGAGTTTGCAGCGAAGCAATATGAAGGAATGCTTGCGGCACATCAAGATATAACGAAGTTTCCTCAATCAACAAATCCAGATGGTTCGCCTAGAGATATGAAATCTGAATGGTGGTGCAGTGGATTCTTTGGTGGGTCTTTATGGTATATCTATCAATTTAATCATGACCCCAAATGGAAGGCTGCCGCTGAAAAGTGGACGATGGCCGTTGAAAAAGAAAAGTTTAATACTCGTACACATGATTTAGGATTTATGCTTTATTGTCCGTTTGGAAATGGGTATCGACTTACTAAAAATCCTGATTATAAGGAGGTTATGCTTGTTGGGGCAAAGTCTCTGGCTACACGATTTAATTCGAAAGTTGGTTTGATTAAATCATGGGAGAGTTTCAAAGGAGGATATAAATATCCAGTAATTATTGATAATATGATGAATCTGGAGTTTTTGTTTTGGGCGGCCAAAGAATCAGGAAACAAAGATTTTTATAATCTAAGCGTAACGCACGCCGATAATACTATGAAAAACCATTATCGCCCTGATTATAGTAGTTATCATGTGTTGTGTTATGGAGATAATGGGGAAGTATTAGCAAGAAAGACTCATCAGGGTGCGGCAGATGAATCTGCTTGGTCTAGAGGGCAAGCTTGGGGTTTATACGGCTACACTGTTATGTATCGTGAAACTAAAGATGCAAAGTATCTAGATCATGCCCGAAATATTGCCAATTTCTATCTAAATAACCCTACATTACCAGCTGATAAAATTCCTTACTGGGATTTTAGTAAGCCAGGTGAAGAACGTGATGCTTCTGCTGGTGCAATTGCTGCTTCTGCATTATTAGAGTTGAGCACTTATGGAGGAAAAGATGCAAAAAAATACTATAATTCAGCTGTAAAAATGCTTGAAACCCTATCTACACCAGCTTTCAAAGCCGAATTGGGCAAAAATAATCACTTTATTTTAATGCATAGTACTGGTCATAAGCCTGGTAATTCAGAAGTAGATGTACCACTTGTTTATGCCGATTATTATTATTTAGAAGGTCTTTTAAGATATGAAGCACTCAAAAATAAGCAGAAACTATTTTAA
- a CDS encoding LacI family DNA-binding transcriptional regulator, whose protein sequence is MHRTTPVTIKDIAQALNISVSTVSRALRGMPEIHPETKKTILKLAEEMDYQPNQLAKNLVGNRTKTIGVIVPSLSYFFFASMLNSIEEAAMQAGYSVMVCQTNESYLREVAQIQNMLNSQVEGFIISLARDSLDFEHINRLIRKQIPIVLFDRYSDSIESSKVIVDNKQAAFKATNHMIERGCRRLACLAGPPHLEISNQRLDGFREAVISNGLPYEEQYVSHSDFTQENTIIQAHNMMSLSIPPDGILTMSDNIAFSTMFALKQRGLRIPEDVAMVSFNNEPTCTYLTPSLTSISQPIREMGTQAIRLLLKQLESDIIENETVVLDTQLVIRESSLR, encoded by the coding sequence ATGCATAGAACCACTCCTGTTACTATTAAAGACATCGCACAAGCTCTTAATATTTCTGTCTCAACAGTATCGCGTGCCTTGCGAGGAATGCCTGAGATTCACCCAGAAACAAAAAAAACAATTTTGAAATTGGCTGAAGAAATGGATTATCAACCCAATCAATTAGCCAAAAATTTAGTAGGCAACAGAACAAAAACTATCGGTGTTATTGTACCATCGCTTAGTTACTTTTTCTTCGCTTCAATGCTAAATAGCATAGAGGAAGCAGCCATGCAAGCAGGATACAGTGTGATGGTTTGCCAAACGAATGAATCCTACTTAAGAGAAGTAGCACAAATTCAGAATATGCTAAACTCACAAGTTGAAGGGTTTATTATTTCTCTTGCAAGAGATTCTCTAGATTTTGAACACATCAATCGTTTGATAAGAAAACAAATTCCAATTGTACTATTCGACCGATACAGTGATTCTATTGAAAGTTCTAAAGTAATTGTAGATAATAAACAAGCAGCTTTTAAAGCCACGAACCACATGATAGAGCGAGGTTGTAGAAGATTAGCGTGCTTAGCAGGCCCTCCTCATCTCGAAATTAGTAATCAACGTTTAGATGGGTTCCGCGAAGCCGTTATTAGCAATGGACTACCTTACGAAGAACAGTACGTAAGTCATAGTGACTTTACCCAAGAAAATACTATAATTCAAGCTCATAACATGATGAGTTTGAGTATTCCACCCGATGGAATATTAACAATGAGCGATAATATCGCATTCTCCACTATGTTTGCCCTCAAACAAAGAGGTTTAAGAATTCCTGAAGATGTGGCGATGGTTAGTTTCAATAATGAACCAACCTGCACCTATCTAACCCCATCTTTAACAAGTATCAGTCAGCCAATCAGAGAAATGGGCACCCAAGCAATAAGGTTATTATTAAAGCAATTAGAATCCGATATCATTGAAAACGAAACAGTCGTTCTTGATACCCAATTGGTCATTCGTGAATCATCTTTAAGATAA
- a CDS encoding 5-oxoprolinase subunit C family protein: protein MKFIKKGILTSYQDLGQKGLRHLGINPKGAMDRYTARILNIALGKNEEEKVLEMYFPAPEILFEEDCSIIIGGADFLPHIDNQPIMNEKVISVKAGSIIRFKRKINGNIAYLASTKSPMLFKAHLGFSIIEKEPHKLIRFIEGHEFELLENESRNWVENKPFQISSNSNRMGFRMIGEPLLLKEKKELISSAVDFGTIQLLPNGQLIILMADHQTSGGYPRIGNIISADIHKLAQSSINDYIYLKKVSIQEAEDACLEQEKNIKKLKASIRFFNEY, encoded by the coding sequence ATGAAATTTATAAAAAAAGGCATACTTACGAGTTACCAAGATTTAGGGCAAAAAGGATTGCGTCATTTGGGTATAAACCCCAAAGGTGCAATGGATAGATATACTGCTCGAATTCTAAATATTGCTTTGGGAAAAAATGAAGAAGAGAAAGTTTTAGAAATGTATTTTCCAGCACCCGAAATTTTATTTGAAGAGGATTGTAGTATTATTATCGGCGGAGCAGATTTTTTACCTCATATTGATAATCAACCAATTATGAACGAAAAAGTTATATCGGTCAAAGCGGGTAGTATTATTAGGTTTAAACGCAAAATTAATGGAAACATCGCCTATTTAGCATCTACTAAATCGCCAATGCTATTCAAGGCTCATCTTGGATTTTCAATAATAGAAAAAGAACCACACAAACTAATCAGATTTATTGAAGGACATGAATTTGAGCTGTTAGAAAACGAGAGTAGAAACTGGGTTGAAAATAAACCTTTTCAAATTTCTTCTAACTCAAATAGAATGGGTTTTCGTATGATAGGTGAACCTCTTTTATTAAAAGAGAAAAAAGAATTGATTTCTTCAGCCGTTGACTTTGGAACTATCCAACTACTACCCAATGGGCAATTAATTATTTTGATGGCTGACCACCAAACTAGTGGAGGATACCCAAGAATCGGTAATATTATTTCAGCAGATATACATAAATTAGCACAATCTAGTATCAACGATTATATTTACTTGAAAAAAGTTTCTATTCAAGAAGCAGAAGATGCTTGCTTAGAACAAGAAAAAAATATCAAAAAACTTAAAGCCAGTATCAGATTTTTTAATGAATATTAA
- a CDS encoding LamB/YcsF family protein produces the protein MNIKQIDLNCDMGEAFGSWPMGNDQKLMEAISSANIACGFHAGDASIMRKTAQLALENGVAIGAHPGFPDLQGFGRRNMQLSPQEIYDICVYQIGAMFGTVRALGGKLHHVKPHGALYNMAAKDIALAKAIAEATRAIHPELILYGLSGSHLISEAEKLGLRTASEVFADRTYQNDGSLTPRTHANAMIEDTSLAVEQVIQMVEQKSVFATDGTKVGIKADTICVHGDGNHAVEFAFTLRKELLLRNITIKPV, from the coding sequence ATGAATATTAAACAAATTGACCTAAACTGTGACATGGGCGAAGCCTTTGGCTCTTGGCCAATGGGAAACGACCAAAAATTGATGGAAGCGATTTCTTCAGCCAATATTGCTTGTGGTTTCCATGCAGGAGATGCTTCTATTATGAGAAAAACCGCTCAATTAGCACTTGAAAATGGCGTAGCTATTGGGGCACATCCAGGCTTTCCTGATTTACAAGGGTTTGGTCGTAGAAATATGCAACTTTCACCACAAGAAATTTACGATATTTGTGTCTATCAAATTGGGGCAATGTTTGGTACAGTAAGAGCTTTAGGTGGTAAACTACATCATGTAAAACCGCACGGAGCTCTTTACAATATGGCCGCCAAAGATATTGCCTTAGCAAAAGCCATTGCAGAAGCCACTCGTGCCATTCACCCAGAATTAATTTTGTATGGTTTATCAGGTAGTCATTTAATTTCAGAAGCTGAAAAATTAGGTTTACGAACGGCATCTGAGGTATTCGCCGACAGAACCTACCAAAATGATGGTAGCCTAACACCTCGTACGCACGCCAACGCTATGATAGAAGATACCTCTCTGGCCGTTGAACAAGTAATACAAATGGTGGAACAAAAAAGTGTATTCGCAACCGATGGCACAAAAGTAGGCATCAAAGCAGATACTATTTGTGTACATGGCGATGGAAATCATGCGGTGGAATTTGCATTTACGCTTAGAAAAGAACTACTTTTACGAAACATTACTATTAAACCTGTCTAA